The following proteins are co-located in the Mus pahari chromosome 14, PAHARI_EIJ_v1.1, whole genome shotgun sequence genome:
- the Atox1 gene encoding copper transport protein ATOX1 — MPKHEFSVDMTCEGCAEAVSRVLNKLGGVEFNIDLPNKKVCIDSEHSSDTLLATLNKTGKAVSYLGPK; from the exons ATGCCG AAGCACGAGTTCTCCGTGGACATGACCTGTGAGGGCTGTGCTGAAGCCGTCTCAAGAGTCCTCAACAAGCTGGGAG GAGTGGAGTTCAACATTGACTTGCCCAACAAGAAGGTCTGCATCGACTCTGAGCACAGCTCAGACACCCTCCTGGCAAccctcaacaaaacaggaaaggcTGTTTCCTACCTTGGCCCCAAGTAG